The DNA window CTGGAGAGCAAGCCCCCTTGGCAGAAGCGGCAGCTCAGGCCCCAGACCCTCAGCCTCCCCGTCGCCGTGGTCGTCCACCCAAGGTCCGACCGGAAGCGCTGGCCCAGGCACCAGCCGCCATTCCCGAGGCCAGCAGCTACGAGGACGCCGTGCGAAAGCTCGAAGCCCTCAAACTGGAGCGGGCCGGGGGCACACGGCAAGTCAGTCTCTTCGACGAGGAGCCACAACCGAGCTGAGCCCTGAAGGCAGCGCAAATCCCCTGACCAGCGACACGGTCAGGGGACTGTCTTTGGGACTTCAGATCAGCGGATCAGTTCTCTTTCTGCGAGAGCGCACTTCCCGCTGCCGTCTTGGACTTCTCCCCAGTATCGTCACTCTGAAGCGTCTCGGAGGCGGAGTGAGCCGCATCGTCGCCGGTGCTCCGGCCTTTGTTCACTTGCGACAGCGCACTCCCGGCTGCACTCTTGGAATCAGCTGATGTGCGGCCATCGGTCATCACGTCAGAGGCGGAAGAAGCTGCGTGGTCACTCGTCTTCTTGTCACTCATCGTTTGAGTCCTCCTAGTATTGGAATGCATCCTCAATCTACCCCTGCAGACTTCTCTACGCCAACAGCGGAAAATCTTCATCTATTCTTCTGTGGACATGCTTTCCTCTGCCGATGCTGCTCGGTCCTCGCCTATTCCGACGCCAGCATGATCGGCGAGGCCACCGCAGGCCTGGGGGCTGTCGTTGACAGTAAGGAATTCACTCGCATCGTTCGCACCTCCAGCCAGCAGCACGCTGAACTTGAAGCCGCCCTGTTGGCCGTGCGCAAAGCTCCAATCGAGCAGCCGCTCAAGCTGCACGTTGACTGCCTCAATGCCCTGCAGCCGCTCACCCAACCGAATCTACTCATTTCCGCCTTTCAGGTCATGGTCCGGCACATCATTACCGTGGCCCATCAGCGCCAGATTGCCCTGACCCTTCAGCACATCCGGGGGGACGACAATCCGGCGCATCCGGTCGCCCGCCGTGCCCGTCTGATGCCTCCGAATCAGCCGGTGTCCGATGAGCGTCTTTACTTGCGCGTACGTCAGCACGGGCCGCAAGTGACCGTCCTGGGACTGGGTGATCCCCTGGTCTTCCCTGATCACCCGGCGGGCTTTCAGCTGGCGCCTGCTCCTGGCTGTGCAGGATCTCGTCGTCGCGAGGCGAATCCATCTGACCCTGAAATAATCTTCTCTGGGATGCTAGGACCAGGGCAGTTCAGCCTCTCCCTAGAGATCAGCTATGTGGATACCTTAAAACCATATTTCCATAAATATTTCTGTTTTCTTGTTTTTCTGTTTTCCTGGATATAAGATGTTTTTATGCGTGTTTATGGGATCACCAATGTCAAGGGTGGAAGTGGGAAGACTCACGCTACGGTCCATCTCGCCTACCATGCAGCTCAACAGGGTCAGCGGGTCGCTGTCCTTGACCTCGATCCAACCCGGCAGTCGGTCAACTGGATCGAGATTGCGGGGTTGGGTCTTCCAGCGATGGCGCTGGATATCAAGCAGGACGATCTGGAGGCTTACATCACCCAGCTGAGGGGAGATGGGGACTTCGACGCCATCTTCATCGACACCCCAGCCAATGACCGCGACGCCACTCTGGAGACTCTCCTCGTGTCCGATGTCGCCCTTATTCCAGTTGGCGTCGGAACCAGTGATACAGGCATGCTCGGCACGACTGAGCGGCAGGTCAAGCGGGCGCTCCAGCTGCGGCCTGACCTCAAGCCCTTCATCCTGATTAACCGGGCAAAGTTTGCCCCGGCGCGCGAGCGGGAAACGGAGGCCGAATGTGCCAAGACGGGTATCCCTGTATTGCACAACCGCATTCCCCTGAGGGGCAACTACCAGGCCGCCGCCGGGAAGACCCCAGCCAGTGAACACTACGCCGACGTCTGGAACGAGGTGAATGCGTGAGCCTGCCCCCGCCACCCCGGAAGAAGTCGGAGGCCCCTGCGCCCTCCATGCTCGACAAGAACCGGGAAGTCGAAGACCAACAGGCCCGTGCCGAGGCCCTGGCGCTGCCTGCCCTGCCTGAAATCCCGATGGGCAAGGTCACGTTCAGTCCAGTGACCCAGGACTCGCTCGACCTCTTCGACGAGGCGTACCGCCAGCTGCGCAAACAGCGCCGCTCGCTCAAGCGGTACCAGCTCGCAGACGCTCTACTGGCCAGCCTGGAAGATC is part of the Deinococcus sp. Leaf326 genome and encodes:
- a CDS encoding ribonuclease H family protein codes for the protein MIGEATAGLGAVVDSKEFTRIVRTSSQQHAELEAALLAVRKAPIEQPLKLHVDCLNALQPLTQPNLLISAFQVMVRHIITVAHQRQIALTLQHIRGDDNPAHPVARRARLMPPNQPVSDERLYLRVRQHGPQVTVLGLGDPLVFPDHPAGFQLAPAPGCAGSRRREANPSDPEIIFSGMLGPGQFSLSLEISYVDTLKPYFHKYFCFLVFLFSWI
- a CDS encoding ParA family protein translates to MRVYGITNVKGGSGKTHATVHLAYHAAQQGQRVAVLDLDPTRQSVNWIEIAGLGLPAMALDIKQDDLEAYITQLRGDGDFDAIFIDTPANDRDATLETLLVSDVALIPVGVGTSDTGMLGTTERQVKRALQLRPDLKPFILINRAKFAPARERETEAECAKTGIPVLHNRIPLRGNYQAAAGKTPASEHYADVWNEVNA